A single Muntiacus reevesi chromosome 9, mMunRee1.1, whole genome shotgun sequence DNA region contains:
- the LOC136175435 gene encoding olfactory receptor 4P4-like has protein sequence MENRNNVTVFILLGLSQNKNIEIFCFVLFLFCYIAIWMGNLLIMISIVCSPLIDQPMYFFLNYLSLSDLCYTSTVTPKLMTDLLAERKTISYSNCMTQLFILHFLGAIEIFILTGMAYDRYVAICKPLHYTIIMSRPKCNTIIIACCTGGLIHSASQFLLTIFLPFCGPNEIDHYFCDVYPLLKLACMDTYRIGLLVVVISGLIALVTFVILMASYFLILHTVRDYPAESHTKALSTCSSHITVVVLFFVPVLFIYIRPAETFPEDKVFALFYTIIAPMFNPLIYTLRNLEMKNAVKKVWYHQFLKKGQ, from the coding sequence atggaaaatagaaataatgtcaCTGTGTTTATTCTCTTGGGACTATCTCAAAATAAGAACATTGAAATCTTCTGctttgtcttatttttgttttgctacaTTGCTATTTGGATGGGAAATTTGCTCATAATGATTTCTATTGTATGCAGTCCTCTCATTGACCAACCTATGTATTTCTTCCTTAATTACCTCTCCCTCTCTGACCTTTGCTACACATCGACGGTGACACCCAAACTAATGACTGATTTATTGGCAGAAAGGAAGACCATTTCTTATAGTAACTGCATGACACAACTTTTTATCCTTCACTTCCTTGGAGCCATCGAGATTTTTATCCTCACAggaatggcctatgaccgctatgtggccatctgcaaacctcTGCACTACACCATCATCATGAGCAGACCAAAGTGTAACACAATCATCATCGCCTGCTGTACTGGGGGACTTATACACTCCGCCAGTCAGTTTCTCCTCACCATCTTTttacccttctgtggccccaatgagATTGATCACTACTTCTGTGATGTATATCCTTTGCTGAAATTGGCTTGCATGGATACATACAGGATTGGTCTCCTGGTAGTTGTTATTTCAGGTCTGATTGCCTTGGTGACTTTTGTGATTTTGATGGCTTCTTATTTTCTGATATTACACACAGTCAGGGATTACCCTGCAGAGAGCCACACCAAAGCTCTTTCCACTTGCAGTTCTCACATCACCGTTGTGGTCCTATTCTTCGTGCCTGTCCTCTTTATCTACATTCGACCAGCTGAAACTTTTCCGGAAGACAAAGTGTTTGCTCTTTTCTACACCATCATTGCCCCCATGTTCAACCCTCTGATCTATACATTGAGAAACTTGGAGATGAAGAATGCTGTGAAGAAAGTGTGGTATCATCAATTTCTTAAGAAAGGGCAGTAA
- the LOC136175434 gene encoding olfactory receptor 4P4-like has protein sequence MKYTNNITEFILLGLSQNMKIKQVCFLLFLFCYIAIWMGNLLIMISITCSQLNDQPMYFFLNYLALSDLCYTSTVTPKLVTDLLAERSTISYTACMVQLFAMHFFGGIEVCVLTVMAYDRYVAICRPLHYAVIMSRPRRFAMVSACYAGAFLHSFVQGLLTINLPFCGPNEIDHYFCDVYPLLTLACTDTYRVGILVVANAGMMGLVIFVVVMLSYILILYTIKAYPTESRHKALSTCSSHITVVVLFFVPVLFIYIRPATTFPEDKVFALFYTIIAPMFNPLIYTLRNAEMKNALRKVWCQKLFLIARQSI, from the coding sequence ATGAAATATACCAATAACATCACTGAATTCATTCTCTTGGGACTTTCCCAGAATATGAAAATCAAACAAGTGTGCTTCCTACTCTTCTTATTTTGTTACATAGCTATTTGGATGGGAAACTTGCTCATCATGATTTCTATCACATGCAGTCAGCTAAATGATCaacccatgtatttcttccttaatTATCTTGCTCTGTCAGATCTGTGTTATACGTCAACAGTGACACCCAAGTTAGTCACCGACTTGCTGGCAGAACGCAGCACAATTTCATACACTGCCTGCATGGTGCAGCTTTTTGCCATGCACTTCTTTGGGGGGATTGAAGTCTGTGTCCTcaccgtgatggcctatgaccgctatgtggccatctgcaggcCCCTGCACTACGCCGTCATCATGAGCAGGCCCAGACGCTTTGCCATGGTCAGTGCTTGTTATGCTGGGGCATTTCTGCACTCCTTTGTCCAGGGTCTCCTCACCATTAACTTgccattctgtggccccaatgaaaTAGACCACTATTTCTGTGACGTGTATCCTTTGCTGACACTGGCCTGCACAGACACCTACAGAGTTGGGATCCTAGTGGTGGCCAATGCAGGCATGATGGGGTTGGTGATCTTTGTGGTCGTGATGCTGTCCTACATTTTGATATTATACACCATCAAGGCTTACCCTACAGAAAGCCGGCACAAAGCTCTTTCCACCTGTAGTTCCCACATCACAGTTGTGGTTCTGTTCTTCGTGCCTGTTCTCTTCATTTACATTAGACCGGCCACAACGTTTCCAGAAGACAAGGTGTTTGCTCTCTTCTATACCATCATCGCTCCCATGTTCAACCCTCTGATTTACACTCTCAGAAATGCAGAGATGAAGAATGCCTTGAGGAAGGTGTGGTGCCAGAAACTATTTTTGATTGCAAGGCAAAGCATCTGA
- the LOC136174014 gene encoding olfactory receptor 4P4-like: MESQRNISEFIFLGLSYNQNIQIFCFVFFLFCYIAILVGNLLILVSIRCRPLFHQPMYYFLSHLSSMNVCYTSSVTPTLLSDLLLGRKTISYGNCVLQVFTMHFFGIIEVFVLTIMAFDHCVAICKPLHYTIIMNRTRCNLLIVAAWAGGAVHVFSQFSMIVSLPFCGPNEIDHYYCDIFPLLKVACTDTYITGVLVVANSGMVALVTFVLLFGSYVIILFNLRNHSAEGRRKVLSTCGSHITVVTLFFGPSIFAYLRPPTTFPENKIFSLFYTIIAPMFNPLIYTLRNTEMKKAMRRVWYQKMFSDEKHN, from the coding sequence ATGGAAAGTCAGAGGAACatctcagaatttatttttttgggacTTTCCTATAACcaaaacatacaaatattttgctttgtgttCTTCTTATTTTGTTACATTGCCATCTTGGTGGGAAACCTTCTGATCCTTGTCTCCATCCGATGTAGGCCTCTTTTTCACCAACCAATGTACTACTTCCTCAGCCACTTATCCTCCATGAACGTCTGCTATACCTCTTCTGTGACGCCCACACTGCTCAGTGAcctgctcctgggaaggaaaacCATCTCTTACGGCAACTGCGTGCTGCAGGTCTTCACCATGCACTTTTTTGGCATCATCGAGGTCTTCGTCCTTACAATCATGGCCTTTGACCACTGTgttgccatctgcaagcctctccACTACACAATTATCATGAACAGGACAAGGTGCAACCTCCTCATCGTGGCTGCTTGGGCTGGTGGGGCCGTCCATGTCTTTTCTCAGTTCTCTATGATAGTCAGtttgcccttctgtggccccaatgaaaTTGACCACTACTATTGTgacatttttcctttgttgaaaGTTGCCTGTACTGATACCTACATCACTGGTGTCCTTGTGGTTGCCAATTCAGGAATGGTTGCCTTAGTAacctttgttcttttgtttgggtCCTATGTCATTATATTATTCAACTTAAGAAACCACTCAGCTGAAGGAAGGCGCAAAGTCCTCTCTACCTGTGGGTCTCACATCACTGTGGTTACCTTATTTTTTGGCCCTTCAATCTTTGCCTACCTCAGACCCCCTACCACTTTCCCtgagaacaaaatattttctctcttttataccaTCATTGCTCCTATGTTCAATCCCTTAATCTACACTCTGAGAAACACAGAGATGAAAAAGGCCATGAGAAGGGTTTGGTACCAAAAGATGTTTTCAGACGAGAAGCATAATTAA
- the LOC136175436 gene encoding olfactory receptor 4P4-like: MENQRNVSEFIFVGLSSDQNIQMFCFVFFLFCYVALLVGNLLILVSIRCSVLFHQPMYYFLSHLSSMDICYTSSVTPTLLSDLLLGRKTISYGNCMLQVFTMHFFGIIEVFVLTVMAFDRCAAICKPLHYTIIMNRTRCNLLIVAAWAGGAVHAFSQFSMIVSLPFCGPNEIDHYYCDIFPLLKVACTDTYITGVLVVANSGMVALVTFVLLFGSYVIILFNLRNHSAEGRRKALSTCGSHITVVVLFFGPSIFAYLRPPTTFPEDKIFSLFYTIIAPMFNPLIYTLRNTEMKKAIRKVCCQKIFSEGKHN; the protein is encoded by the coding sequence ATGGAAAATCAGAGGAATGTATCGGAATTCATTTTTGTGGGGCTTTCCTCTGACCAGAATATACAGATGTTTTGCTTTGTGTTCTTCTTATTCTGTTATgttgccctgttggtgggaaacCTTCTGATCCTTGTCTCCATCCGATGCAGTGTCCTTTTTCACCAACCGATGTACTACTTCCTCAGCCACTTATCCTCCATGGATATCTGCTATACCTCTTCTGTGACGCCCACACTGCTCAGTGAcctgctcctgggaaggaaaacCATCTCTTACGGCAACTGCATGCTGCAGGTCTTCACCATGCACTTTTTTGGCATCATCGAGGTCTTCGTCCTTACAGTCATGGCCTTTGACCGCTGTgctgccatctgcaagcctctccACTACACGATTATCATGAACAGGACAAGGTGCAACCTCCTCATCGTGGCTGCTTGGGCTGGTGGGGCCGTCCATGCCTTTTCTCAGTTCTCTATGATAGTCAGtttgcccttctgtggccccaatgaaaTTGACCACTACTATtgtgatatttttcctttgttgaaaGTTGCCTGTACTGATACCTACATCACTGGTGTCCTTGTGGTTGCCAATTCAGGGATGGTTGCCTTAGTAACCTTTGTTCTCTTGTTTGGGTCCTATGTCATTATATTATTCAACTTAAGAAACCACTCAGCTGAAGGAAGGCGCAAAGCCCTCTCTACCTGTGGGTctcacatcactgtggttgtaTTATTTTTTGGTCCTTCAATCTTTGCCTACCTCAGACCCCCTACCACTTTCCCTGAggacaaaatattttctctcttttataccaTCATTGCTCCTATGTTCAATCCCTTAATCTACACTCTGAGAAACACAGAGATGAAAAAGGCTATTAGAAAAGTTTGTTGtcaaaagatattttcagaaggaaaacaTAATTGA